The segment GCGCCTGATTTCGCCCGCCCGGACAACCGCTTTTTCACTCGACACGAACTGGAAGAAAAATTGCATCAATCGCGGCAACGGTTGCGCCAAATCACAGAGCAAGCCAATCCGGCTGACTTGGAAGCCAAATCGTTCCCGCATCCCATTTTTGGGCCACTGAATTTGAAGCAATGGGTGGAATTTGTCGGCTACCATGAACAGCGCCACCTCGCGCAAATTGAAGAAATCAAGGTACAGCTTCCGTGAGGAGCGGGCGGCTCATCAAGGAAAAAGCCGAGCAACGACCAGCCAAATCCCCGCCCTGCTCGGCTTACAACGATTTTCCATCTTCATGTGAACGCTCCACTGCCCCTGTCACAGCCATTGTTTTCACTTGCTTTAACGTCGCCACGATGAGAAAACTGACAATGACCAACAAACACCAGGAGCTCACTTTTCCTACGTGAACAAGGCTCCACGCCTTCACCTGGTTTGGATATTGCCAAGCGCCAAAAAAGGTGGCAATGTTTTCCGCGATCCAGATGAAAAACCCGATCAGCAAAAAGGACAAAACAAGCGGCATCCGGTAGCGGACTCCCCCGACCTCATACGTCACCCATGACCGCCAAAAGACAAGCATGACGAGGCTCGAGAGCCACCAACGAACGTCCACCCAATAATGGTGGGTGAAAAAATTCAAGTAAATCGCCGCAGCCAGCGGAACGACCAACCAAAACGGCGGCCATCGCACAAGCTCCACTTTCATTCTTCTCCACGCCTGGCAAAGATAGCTGGCGACGCTCGCATACATAAAGCCGCTGTACAAGGGCACGCCAAAGATTTTCGTATACCCCTCTTCCGGATACGACCACGAACCCATGCGCACTTTAAACAGCTCGAGCGCAAGTCCAATGACGTGGAACAAGGTGATCACTTTGAGTTCACCCCGCGTTTCCATCCCTGACCGCACCATCCACCATTGCATGAGCAGGCAAATAACAAGCAGCCAATCATACCGCGGCAATAGCGGAAGCGGCGCGATCTTCGTCAGCGCCAATGAGGCAAAAATGACAACCGGAAACACGCAAGATTGCGCCTGCGCCCAACCGAAGCGAACAAGCTGCACAAACGCTTTGATCAGCCGCGACGTTCTGCCAAACTGGCGCACCCGGACGATCATGAGGCCAAACGGTGGAGATTCGTCCACCGCTAGCTCTTGCTTTTCCCCTTTCAAGCCGTCTCCTCCCTACTCACGGATTTGACTCCCCTTCATCACTTCGATACTCCAAAATGTCCCCGGGCTGGCAATCGAGCGCCTTGCAAATGGCTTCGAGCGTCGAGAAACGGATCGCCTTCGCCTTCCCGTTTTTCAAGATCGACAAATTCGCCATCGTGATCCCGACTCTCTCCGACAGCTCGGTGACGCTCATCTTCCGCTTCGCCAACATGACATCAAGATTCACGATAATCGGCATGCCATCCACCTCAAATGGTCAACTCATTTTCTTGTTTGATTTCAATCGCCTGCTGCAGCAGCTTTTGCAACACCGCGGCGAACACAGCGATGACAAGCGACGCAAACGGCACAATCAGACCGACGAAGATGACTCCCGGAGCATCGTCTTTCTCGGCGAACAAGTAAAACAGCGGCAAGACAAGCAAATGCAGCCCGCTGATGGCGACAGCGCAATGTTTGATCGTCTTTAACGCTTTCACCGACGCCTCGGAAAACGCGTCGTTTCGGTCAATATACACTAACAACCGGAACGCCTGATACAACGCGAAGTAGAACGGCAGCGCGGACGCCTCAAACACAAGATAAACAAAATACTTGATCCAAGGGAACGTTGGCACCAGCTTGACCGCCACCTTCGCAAGCGCAGGAACCAAAAATAGGCACAATGCCAAAACCGGAAGGCCGATCAACACTAAAGACGCCTTCAAAAACAACGTTTCCCGTTTCATCGAAACACCTCACACTGACTCGTTTTCGACTTTATTGTAATGAATGATTTATCGTTTATCAATAAATAATCGTTGATTTAAATTAAATTTTTTCTGCAAAACAGCAAAAAGAAAAGACGTCCCCACACGGAAACGCCCGACCATACCTATTGAGACAACAGGCACACCGTATTCACTTCCACGCCGCCCATTACCAATCGATTCGCTTTCCATCCTGGAAAAAGCCGCCGTTCGGCCCGTCAGGCCTGATTCTGCTATTTAACCGCACTCCCCCCAATTACTCGTTTTTCATCGACAGCCCGTGCTTTCGCGGAAATCATAATAGGATACCCTCCTTCAATCCATAAATTTCATCAACACCTGTCTATCTTATAAAGTACAAATTCAAAATCGCCCTGCTGCGGCGGAAAAGAAGCGGTTTTTCCCGATGAACTCCGCTGTTTTTTCCGCTGCTTCCGTTTTCCTTTTCCAGCGATCACTTGCTCTAACCCTTTTCCCATTAATTTAAAGGCAAAAATGGCAACGATAAAGGCAACACACGGCCCGACAACAATCCATTGGTCAAGCATCATTTCCCGATAGGAAAGACCGATCAAGCCGGACCATTCGTTCGAAAGGGAGAGCGCCACCTTCTCCGGAGGGCCCAACCCATCGGAATCATATATAACTTTTACGCCTCCTAGCAATATTTGAAACGCCCCGAGATGCACAAGCAGCAAGAGCGACTGCACCGTCTGCTGGGTAAACAGCAAAAACAGCCGCGGCCGCATATACGGGAGAACGTGCTTGCGGATGAGCCAAACGTGATCAGCTCCCATCAGCCGGGAAGAAACGACAAATTCATTTTGCAAAAAGACAGCGATATCATTGCCGATGACCAGCATTAACGGCGGAAGAGCAACAGCCGCAAGCACCAATAGTTGTTTGATCAACACTCCCATTCCAGCTCCTTGCTCCTCCAATGGAATGAAAGCAAAAAAGAGCATCGTTAAAAAGATCGCCGGCACAAACCGAAAGGCGCGGACGATGGACTCGGCAATAAACCGAAATTTCTGCAAATAAAAAGCATACACGATTCCGCCGACCGTCCCAAACACAAGCCGCAGCAAACTGACCGCCAATGCGGTGACAATCGTATATTTCGCCCCATCGATGACTTTCCAAAACACGTCTTCACCTTGGCGATCGACGCCAAACGGGTGGGCCCAGCTCGGCGGGTATGGAGGAACGTCAACGAGCCGCCCAGCCTCATTGTAGATCTGCTTCGGCGGCTGGGGAATGATGTCTTTCAGCCAATAAGAATAGAAAAAACTGGCCAGCAATAGACCAGCCGCGATGATAAACCCTGCCGCAAAATACACGTTGCGGAATGCGCGCATCACGCCACCCCCCTCTCGATTCCCGTCAAATAAGCAATCACTCGTTTCCCGGCCACATCAATGAGGTAAAATGGCAAAAACAGCATGGCAAGAC is part of the [Flavobacterium] thermophilum genome and harbors:
- a CDS encoding metal-dependent hydrolase, translated to MDHNERVRQQLIKSVSGLSDEQLNTRAAKGSWTIAQVLEHLYLIETSIAAMIAHTLKHGESQPVEEKPIHLTVDRSKKVEAPDFARPDNRFFTRHELEEKLHQSRQRLRQITEQANPADLEAKSFPHPIFGPLNLKQWVEFVGYHEQRHLAQIEEIKVQLP
- a CDS encoding Protein of uncharacterised function (DUF3036), with protein sequence MKRETLFLKASLVLIGLPVLALCLFLVPALAKVAVKLVPTFPWIKYFVYLVFEASALPFYFALYQAFRLLVYIDRNDAFSEASVKALKTIKHCAVAISGLHLLVLPLFYLFAEKDDAPGVIFVGLIVPFASLVIAVFAAVLQKLLQQAIEIKQENELTI
- a CDS encoding Uncharacterized integral membrane protein; protein product: MKGEKQELAVDESPPFGLMIVRVRQFGRTSRLIKAFVQLVRFGWAQAQSCVFPVVIFASLALTKIAPLPLLPRYDWLLVICLLMQWWMVRSGMETRGELKVITLFHVIGLALELFKVRMGSWSYPEEGYTKIFGVPLYSGFMYASVASYLCQAWRRMKVELVRWPPFWLVVPLAAAIYLNFFTHHYWVDVRWWLSSLVMLVFWRSWVTYEVGGVRYRMPLVLSFLLIGFFIWIAENIATFFGAWQYPNQVKAWSLVHVGKVSSWCLLVIVSFLIVATLKQVKTMAVTGAVERSHEDGKSL
- a CDS encoding conjugal transfer protein TrbA, giving the protein MPIIVNLDVMLAKRKMSVTELSERVGITMANLSILKNGKAKAIRFSTLEAICKALDCQPGDILEYRSDEGESNP
- the gsiD_2 gene encoding Glutathione transport system permease protein gsiD, which codes for MRAFRNVYFAAGFIIAAGLLLASFFYSYWLKDIIPQPPKQIYNEAGRLVDVPPYPPSWAHPFGVDRQGEDVFWKVIDGAKYTIVTALAVSLLRLVFGTVGGIVYAFYLQKFRFIAESIVRAFRFVPAIFLTMLFFAFIPLEEQGAGMGVLIKQLLVLAAVALPPLMLVIGNDIAVFLQNEFVVSSRLMGADHVWLIRKHVLPYMRPRLFLLFTQQTVQSLLLLVHLGAFQILLGGVKVIYDSDGLGPPEKVALSLSNEWSGLIGLSYREMMLDQWIVVGPCVAFIVAIFAFKLMGKGLEQVIAGKGKRKQRKKQRSSSGKTASFPPQQGDFEFVLYKIDRC